A region from the Triticum aestivum cultivar Chinese Spring chromosome 3D, IWGSC CS RefSeq v2.1, whole genome shotgun sequence genome encodes:
- the LOC123074312 gene encoding peroxidase 2-like, which produces MAGRRVNVAMVLLIALHGLLPSSTNAALQDGFYSTSTNCTVDVEAVVRGVVEQHVSRSGDGGSGAGLIRLHFHDCFVKGCDGSVLIDPSPVNPDPEKASPANGGLRGIDVVEEAKRQLEATCPGTVSCADILAFAARDAAYVLSSGAISYDVPSGRRDGLTSDASDASQSLPPPFAQLDDLVRAFASKGFGIDELTMDPSYGADMRSRCPEDAGAEERVEQDQATSGDLDGRYFENVLAGRVPFNSDRALIDDGETRRMVEENAGDQVEWAAKFAAAMRKMSELTGTAEGEIREFCHVTNRG; this is translated from the exons ATGGCAGGAAGACGGGTGAACGTGGCAATGGTGCTCTTGATAGCTCTGCATGGGCTGCTGCCATCGTCCACCAACGCCGCCCTGCAGGACGGCTTCTACAGCACCAGCACCAACTGCACCGTCGACGTCGAGGCCGTCGTGCGGGGCGTCGTCGAGCAGCACGTCTCCCGGTCCGGCGACGGTGGCTCCGGCGCGGGGCTCATCCGCCTCCACTTCCATGATTGCTTTGTCAAG GGCTGTGATGGCTCCGTCCTCATTGATCCGAGCCCCGTCAACCCGGACCCCGAGAAGgcctcgccggcgaacggcggcctCCGCGGGATCGACGTGGTGGAGGAGGCCAAGAGGCAGCTGGAGGCCACGTGCCCCGGCACCGTGTCGTGCGCCGACATCCTCGCCTTCGCCGCCCGCGACGCGGCCTACGTCCTCAGCTCCGGGGCGATCAGCTACGACGTCCCCTCAGGCCGCCGCGACGGGCTCACCTCCGACGCGTCCGACGCCAGCCAGAGCCTGCCGCCGCCGTTCGCGCAGCTCGACGACCTCGTCCGCGCCTTCGCCTCCAAGGGCTTCGGCATTGACGAGCTC ACCATGGACCCGAGCTACGGCGCCGACATGCGGTCGCGGTGCCCCGAGGACGCCGGGGCGGAGGAACGGGTCGAGCAGGACCAGGCGACGTCGGGAGACCTCGACGGCCGGTACTTCGAGAACGTGCTCGCCGGGAGGGTGCCCTTCAACTCGGACCGGGCGCTGATCGACGACGGCGAGACGAGGCGGATGGTGGAGGAGAACGCGGGGGACCAAGTGGAGTGGGCGGCCAAGTTCGCTGCCGCCATGCGGAAGATGAGCGAGCTCACCGGCACCGCCGAGGGCGAGATCAGGGAGTTCTGCCACGTGACAAACAGAGGCTAG
- the LOC123077777 gene encoding protein MALE DISCOVERER 2, whose translation MGGARRGLMLLLVLVVLLQAQAWAGAAPLNGEGLALLELRARVEGDPHGVFHDWDPMDNNPCSWSGVQCSDGNVEILNLTGHELAGTLAPEIGSLQCLRSLLLPKNNFHGQIPREFGGLSALEVLDLSANNLDGTIPKELGTMPLLKQLSLHNNQFQEGVSSFNIQGGAAEQTCCLSRKLGCWLGSKNWISFNVLRGKYCNNLPSFTESHIMQNLQSIASAMRRRLLEAGNLPALSGNNDLENSTGIQRPADVLSLGTGSFPAFPKSDGQILMPSVPESVENVDAATPKQVPAAVTQSDDKESSGAKYGIWTYVLIFLAAILLISLIIAPILVCRKRGDGSIAPWKAGLSGQLRKAFVTGVPQLNRLELEAACEDFSNILNALPFCTVFKGTLSSGVEICVVSTSISSVKEWSKSSETFFRKKIDTVSRVNHKNFVNLLGYCIENKPFMRMMVYEYAPNGTLSEHLHLKVFEDLDWAARMRIIMGLAYCLQYMHHELNPPVAINDIRSDAIFMTDDYAAKIADVGMWKELADRAKAAKQDGSSRSEPPPDLAGSVFCFGMLLLEIISGKLPEPGGHELTCIWAAKHLKAKNYVELVDTVLEEHKANELEAVCEVIEECTDPDPTRRPAMRDVTGKLREVLGVSPEAAAPRLSPLWWAELELLSIKST comes from the exons ATGGGTGGCGCGCGTCGGGGGCTCATGCTGCTCCTCGTCCTCGTCGTGCTGCTCCAGGCGCAGGCATGGGCCGGCGCCGCTCCGCTCAACGGCGAAG GATTGGCTCTGCTGGAGCTGAGGGCGAGGGTGGAGGGAGATCCCCATGGAGTCTTCCATGACTGGGATCCCATGGACAACAATCCCTGCAGCTGGTCCGGCGTCCAATGCTCTGACGGCAATGTGGAGATTCT GAATTTAACAGGTCATGAACTGGCTGGAACCCTCGCACCTGAGATTGGAAGCCTACAATGTCTAAGATCACT TTTACTTCCAAAGAACAATTTCCATGGGCAAATCCCCAGAGAGTTTGGAGGGTTATCTGCCCTTGAAGTACTGGATTTGAGTGCCAACAACTTGGATGGAACAATTCCAAAAGAACTAGGGACGATGCCACTACTCAAACAGCT ATCACTTCACAATAATCAGTTCCAAGAAGGCGTCTCATCTTTCAACATACAAGGTGGAGCTGCTGAGCAGACATGCTGCTTGAGCAGAAAACTAGGTTGCTG GCTGGGGTCTAAGAATTGGATTTCTTTCAACGTCCTCCGTGGGAAATATTGCAACAATCTACCAA GTTTTACCGAGTCACACATAATGCAGAATTTGCAGTCCATAGCAAGTGCGATGCGCCGCAGGCTGCTTGAAGCTGGCAATCTGCCTGCTCTTTCAGGGAATAATGACCTGGAAAATTCAACAGGAATCCAGAGACCTGCTGATGTTCTATCTCTAGGGACTGGTTCATTTCCTGCGTTCCCAAAGTCGGATGGCCAAATCCTGATGCCTTCGGTTCCAGAATCCGTTGAGAATGTTGATGCTGCAACACCAAAGCAGGTGCCTGCCGCAGTGACCCAATCAGACGACAAAGAGTCATCTGGTGCGAAGTATGGCATTTGGACTTATGTCCTCATATTTCTAGCTGCAATACTGCTCATTAGCCTGATTATTGCGCCGATCTTGGTCTGTCGGAAGCGAGGGGATGGATCAATAGCCCCCTGGAAAGCAGGGCTAAGCGGCCAACTTCGGAAGGCATTTGTAACAG GTGTTCCACAGCTAAACAGACTAGAACTCGAGGCCGCTTGCGAGGATTTCAGCAACATTCTCAACGCTCTGCCTTTCTGTACCGTGTTCAAGGGGACATTATCCAGTGGAGTCGAGATCTGTGTTGTCTCCACTTCCATTTCATCGGTCAAGGAGTGGTCCAAGAGTTCAGAAACGTTCTTCAGAAAAAAG ATAGATACAGTGTCAAGAGTCAACCACAAGAACTTTGTCAATCTCCTCGGATATTGCATAGAAAACAAACCCTTCATGAGGATGATGGTGTACGAGTATGCTCCGAATGGAACTCTTTCTGAGCATCTTCATC TCAAGGTGTTTGAGGATCTCGACTGGGCTGCGAGGATGAGGATCATCATGGGCCTGGCGTACTGCCTCCAGTACATGCACCATGAGCTCAATCCGCCTGTGGCGATAAACGATATACGCTCCGACGCAATCTTTATGACAGATGACTATGCTGCTAAG ATTGCCGATGTTGGCATGTGGAAAGAACTCGCGGACAGAGCAAAGGCTGCAAAGCAGGACGGCAGCAGCCGCTCTGAACCTCCTCCCGATCTCGCGGGCAGCGTCTTCTGCTTCGGCATGCTTCTGCTGGAGATCATATCCGGAAAGCTTCCTGAACCAGGTGGCCATGAACTGACCTGCATCTGG GCTGCCAAGCATCTCAAAGCCAAGAACTATGTCGAGCTCGTCGACACTGTGCTCGAGGAACACAAGGCCAACGAGCTGGAGGCCGTCTGCGAggtgatcgaggagtgcaccgaccCCGACCCGACGCGGCGGCCAGCAATGCGAGACGTGACGGGAAAGCTCAGGGAGGTTCTTGGCGTctcgccggaggcggcggcgccgcgGCTCTCGCCCCTCTGGTGGGCTGAGCTCGAGTTACTGTCCATAAAGTCGACCTAG
- the LOC123077774 gene encoding F-box/LRR-repeat protein At2g43260 produces MPPKVSVAASNDGALPEDMLRHILVCLPTKAVCLFRAVCQSWRSLLSDPLFVAAHKSCHPGPLIVTCNCEMFERGTINLLDLSGHVVKRIATTMKDARMVRTRRLDLICVTGRKGCHVINPATGDTFALPSRRAKEHAHVQHFFPQSFDFGQVVSTGEYKALRCVSIDNSDHESSPMLCEVITLDDGRHARWRGKQGPPAPVTSNHNRSIVVNGVVYFLLDFLYKRFTFSGARVKPGSMALFNLETEEWMGIVQGPTPVRSFVKDSSGRCGYFSLYSDLSLANLDGFLVMAHNPEGCSLDLWFLMDIEKCLWNKRYSLDFQPENLFAQPLEILNDGKIILSASGSLRLYNPITKTYIDFGMRNSTSVGTYTGSLLSSESTFTSEAERCTTCGCYFTLEAGQHDVTCQDCMYEAMFARR; encoded by the exons ATGCCGCCAAAGGTGTCCGTCGCCGCCTCAAACGATGGCGCGCTGCCTGAAGACATGTTGCGTCACATCCTCGTGTGCCTCCCCACGAAGGCGGTGTGCCTCTTCCGAGCGGTTTGCCAATCCTGGAGGTCCCTCCTCTCGGATCCGCTCTTCGTTGCAGCCCACAAGTCCTGTCACCCTGGTCCACTAATCGTCACATGTAACTGTGAGATGTTTGAAAGAGGCACCATTAACTTATTGGACTTGTCTGGCCATGTCGTTAAGCGGATAGCCACCACCATGAAGGATGCCAGGATGGTGCGCACACGCCGCCTGGACCTTATTTGTGTCACCGGACGTAAGGGCTGCCATGTGATCAACCCTGCCACGGGTGATACCTTTGCATTGCCCAGTCGCCGCGCAAAGGAGCATGCACATGTGCAACATTTCTTCCCACAATCGTTTGACTTTGGACAGGTTGTCTCCACGGGAGAATACAAGGCCCTACGCTGTGTTAGCATAGATAATTCCGATCATGAGTCCAGCCCGATGCTCTGTGAGGTCATCACCCTTGATGATGGTCGCCATGCAAGATGGAGGGGAAAACAGGGCCCTCCGGCCCCTGTCACAAGTAACCATAACAGAAGTATTGTTGTCAATGGAGTAGTTTATTTCTTGTTGGATTTTCTATACAAACGTTTCACATTTTCTGGGGCCCGTGTGAAACCGGGTAGCATGGCTTTGTTCAACCTTGAGACAGAGGAGTGGATGGGGATTGTCCAAGGTCCAACTCCAGTGCGCAGCTTTGttaaggacagcagtggcaggtgcGGTTACTTTAGTCTATACTCGGATCTATCACTGGCAAATTTGGATGGGTTCCTAGTCATGGCACACAATCCTGAAGGTTGCTCTTTGGACTTATGGTTTTTGATGGATATTGAGAAATGTCTCTGGAATAAAAGGTACAGCTTGGATTTCCAGCCTGAAAATCTCTTTGCTCAACCCTTGGAAATTCTAAATGACGGGAAGATAATCCTGTCTGCATCAGGATCACTAAGACTATATAACCCAATTACCAAGACTTACATTGATTTTGGGATGAGAAATTCCACATCAGTTGGTACTTACACTGGAAGTCTGTTGTCTTCAGAGAGCACCTTCACTTCTGAG GCTGAACGTTGCACTACCTGTGGCTGCTATTTCACCCTCGAAGCCGGCCAACATGATGTAACCTGTCAAGATTGTATGTATGAAGCCATGTTTGCACGACGGTGA
- the LOC123077776 gene encoding multiprotein-bridging factor 1a — protein sequence MSRTGPIAQDWEPVVVRKKLPNAAAKKDEKAVNAARRAGVDIDIAKKHNAGTNKAAHSTTSLNTKRLDDDTENLAHERVPSDLKKSIMQARTDKKLTQAQLAQLINEKPQVIQEYESGKAIPNQQIIGKLERALGTKLRGKK from the exons ATGTCTCGCACCGGACCGATCGCCCAGGACTGGGAGCCGGTGGTCGTGCGCAAGAAGCTGCCcaacgccgccgccaagaaggacgAGAAGGCCGTCAacgccgcccgccgcgccggcGTCGACATCGACATCGCCAAGAAGC ATAATGCTGGGACAAACAAAGCTGCTCATAGCACCACATCGCTCAATACAAAGAGGCTTGATGATGATACAGAGAATCTTGCTC ATGAGCGTGTGCCGTCAGACCTGAAGAAGAGCATTATGCAGGCTAGAACGGACAAGAAGCTCACACAGGCACAGCTTGCACAG CTGATCAATGAGAAGCCACAAGTCATCCAGGAGTACGAGTCAGGCAAGGCTATCCCAAACCAACAGATCATCGGCAAGCTGGAAAGGGCTCTTGGCACAAAGCTGCGAGGCAAGAAGTGA
- the LOC123077773 gene encoding peptide-N4-(N-acetyl-beta-glucosaminyl)asparagine amidase A: MASRTTSPCLIFLLALLLPLAAVAVPRRHRFPSLQLAPVNASEPPTTFFEVDRPIQPPRGSVGPCSALLLSDSFGYTYGRPPATAAYVPPECLAAARARGGSLALAVLEWSADCRGRQFDRIFGVWLSGAELLRSCTAEPRPDGILWSVSRDVTRYAALLSEPGEVAVYLGNIVDSTYTGVYHANLTLHLYFHSTTPSPPPLPHADLILPISRSLPLNDGQWFAIQNSADVQSRKLAIPSNTYRAVLEVFVSFHSSDEFWYTNPPNEYIEANNLSSVPGNGAFREVIVKVDDNVVGAVWPFTVIYTGGVNPLLWRPITGIGSFNLPTYDIDITPFLGKLMDGKEHNFGFAVTNALDMWYIDANLHLWLDHKSKKTVGSLISYDAASSANVDSQFSGLDGRFVTSASRHVSATGWVESSHGKVMTTFYQRFNYKNSNVYSKNGSEQVVNQTIDAKSGVSTTNGAVLLSEEVHQVFPLYLFSGTSDEVGDEYSLVSAIKLSINEKRGSGAEQGFSYSSLRNAQSARGSMRVKGNLVTSGSGENHQVYKYVGTDGCYSRDVSSKNYTIVFDHSDDSCLKGSQVKGSRFPSS, translated from the coding sequence ATGGCATCGCGGACCACCAGCCCCTGCCTGATCTTCCTCCTGGCGCTCCTTCTCCCCCTCGCCGCGGTCGCCGTGCCGCGCAGACACCGCTTTCCGTCGCTCCAGCTCGCCCCGGTCAACGCCTCGGAGCCACCCACCACTTTCTTCGAGGTGGACCGCCCGATCCAGCCGCCGCGCGGCAGCGTCGGGCCCTGCTCCGCTCTGCTCCTCTCCGACTCCTTCGGCTACACCTACGGCCGtcctccggccaccgccgcctACGTGCCGCCCGAGTGCCTCGCCGCCGCGCGCGCCCGGGGCGGGTCGCTCGCGCTCGCGGTGCTCGAGTGGAGCGCCGACTGCCGCGGCCGCCAGTTCGACCGCATCTTCGGCGTCTGGCTCTCCGGCGCCGAGCTCCTCCGCAGCTGCACCGCCGAGCCGCGCCCCGACGGCATCCTCTGGTCGGTCTCCCGCGACGTCACGAGGTACGCCGCCCTTCTCTCCGAGCCTGGCGAGGTCGCGGTGTACCTTGGCAACATCGTCGACAGCACGTACACCGGCGTCTACCACGCCAACCTCACCCTCCATCTTTACTTCCACTCCACAAcgccgtcaccgccgccgctgccgcacgcCGATTTGATCCTGCCCATCTCGAGGAGCCTACCTCTGAACGACGGGCAGTGGTTCGCCATCCAGAATTCCGCCGATGTGCAGTCGAGGAAGCTCGCCATTCCGTCGAACACCTACAGGGCGGTCCTTGAGGTGTTCGTTTCGTTCCACTCCAGTGATGAGTTCTGGTACACCAACCCTCCCAACGAGTACATTGAGGCCAACAATTTGTCCAGCGTCCCTGGCAATGGTGCGTTTCGGGAGGTTATTGTTAAAGTCGATGACAATGTGGTCGGTGCTGTTTGGCCGTTCACTGTTATCTACACCGGCGGTGTCAACCCGCTTCTCTGGCGGCCAATCACCGGCATTGGCTCATTCAACCTACCTACCTATGACATTGATATCACGCCTTTCTTGGGCAAGCTCATGGATGGCAAGGAGCACAATTTTGGGTTTGCTGTGACCAATGCATTGGATATGTGGTACATTGATGCCAATTTACATCTGTGGTTGGATCACAAGAGCAAGAAGACAGTTGGGAGCTTGATCAGCTATGATGCAGCGTCGTCGGCAAATGTGGACTCGCAGTTCAGCGGGCTGGACGGGCGGTTCGTGACGAGCGCAAGCCGGCATGTCTCCGCCACCGGGTGGGTGGAATCGTCGCACGGAAAGGTCATGACAACTTTCTACCAGAGATTCAACTACAAAAACAGCAATGTGTATAGCAAGAACGGCAGTGAGCAAGTGGTGAACCAAACGATCGATGCCAAGTCAGGTGTTTCCACCACAAACGGCGCCGTGCTGCTCTCGGAAGAAGTTCACCAGGTCTTCCCACTCTATCTTTTCTCTGGGACCTCAGATGAAGTGGGTGATGAGTACTCGCTGGTTTCAGCTATCAAATTGAGCATCAATGAGAAGAGGGGCTCTGGTGCGGAGCAAGGCTTCTCCTACAGCTCTCTGCGGAATGCGCAGTCGGCACGCGGTAGTATGAGGGTGAAGGGGAATTTGGTGACTTCTGGGTCTGGTGAGAACCATCAGGTGTATAAATATGTGGGTACCGATGGATGCTACTCCAGAGATGTGAGCAGCAAGAACTACACTATCGTTTTCGACCACTCTGATGACTCGTGCTTAAAGGGATCACAAGTTAAAGGCTCCAGATTCCCCTCCAGTTAG